The genomic interval CTGGCCGCCGCCGGGTCCGAGCTGACCTGCTCCTGCTTCGAGCTGCCGGTCACCAAGTCCACCTCCACGCACCACTTCCGGGTGCTGCGCGAGAGCGGCATCGTCCAGCAGACCTACCGGGGCACCGCCAAGATGAACGGACTGCGCCGGGACGACCTCGACGCGCTGTTCCCCGGGCTGCTCGACCGCGTCCTGGAAGCGGCGGCCGGCCAGGCGGAGCGCCTCGGCGAGGCGTGAG from Streptomyces drozdowiczii carries:
- a CDS encoding ArsR/SmtB family transcription factor yields the protein MRRATVTPASTTAPAAGARALPHPAREEIRLEAVLHALSDPVRLSVVRELAAAGSELTCSCFELPVTKSTSTHHFRVLRESGIVQQTYRGTAKMNGLRRDDLDALFPGLLDRVLEAAAGQAERLGEA